The Acropora palmata chromosome 10, jaAcrPala1.3, whole genome shotgun sequence genome contains a region encoding:
- the LOC141895577 gene encoding uncharacterized protein LOC141895577, whose amino-acid sequence MSLLRIFLMFLTCECLPAKLDQDNRPLFETQHAADQLLEEKTPLAELKRILEPLERIPAPSHETNDFATYGPVAWYEPAWDDAFDEEGKCADKFSKCRVFLGNHQCYEEKFKKWMQSRCRKTCGFCKEKCWQSKYGCCPDHKTLADGPAKAGCGIKLCVDLRDCEKIDKNECHNPFTSPERKRFLRNNCAYTCRFCKAPNPTAGCETTQPIYGCCWNGQEATGWNQQGCLPCEDTYPRLCRILDGCDSPFYNTRKFTNLHCPKTCGRCGDCLDKQDTVKCEKWEREGLCTSPPGWKNYMEKFCAKTCRFCESNENTRITSVFGM is encoded by the exons ATCAAGATAATCGTCCGCTCTTTGAGACCCAACATGCTGCAGATCAGTTGTTAGAAGAGAAAACCCCTCTGGCCGAGTTAAAACGAATTCTTGAGCCTTTGGAACGAATACCTGCGCCATCTCACGAGACGAATGACTTTGCCACGTATGGTCCGGTAGCCTGGTACGAGCCTGCGTGGGATGACGCATTTGACGAAGAAGGAA AATGCGCAGATAAGTTCTCCAAGTGTCGAGTCTTCCTTGGTAATCATCAGTGTTACGAAGAAAAGTTTAAGAAGTGGATGCAGTCGAGGTGCAGAAAGACTTGTGGATTCTGCA AGGAAAAATGCTGGCAATCTAAATACGGTTGTTGCCCTGATCACAAAACTTTGGCGGATGGCCCAGCTAAAGCAGGTTGCGGAA tAAAGTTGTGTGTCGACCTGAGAGACTGCGAAAAGATTGACAAAAACGAGTGTCACAATCCGTTCACTTCACCAGAAAGGAAACGATTTCTCCGAAATAACTGTGCTTATACCTGCCGATTTTGTa AGGCGCCAAATCCCACTGCAGGTTGTGAGACTACACAGCCAATCTATGGATGTTGCTGGAATGGACAAGAAGCAACAGGCTGGAATCAACAAGGCTGTCTAC CTTGTGAAGACACTTATCCTCGCTTATGTAGGATTTTGGACGGATGCGATTCTCCATTTTACAATACCAGGAAGTTTACGAATCTGCACTGTCCTAAGACATGTGGAAGATGTG GGGATTGCCTTGACAAACAAGATACAGTCAAATGTGAAAAGTGGGAAAGAGAGGGCTTGTGTACAAGTCCACCGGGATGGAAAAATTACATGGAGAAATTCTGTGCAAAGACCTGTCGCTTTTGCGAATCCAATG AAAATACGAGGATAACGTCGGTCTTTGGGATGTAA
- the LOC141895576 gene encoding BTB/POZ domain-containing protein 6-like — MRSCEYNPVVKHQKQWHFACCWPHVARQIHFNFFFNFDMSIHKNWQTKRPSIRERTKFMLNNDLFSDVKFVAYKSSGDSESKEVITAHKFVLSIGSPVFQAMFYGELAETSDCIELPDCEFESLLEFFRFLYSDEVNLIQSNVMGVLYLAKKYMVPTLAGKCTEYLNNCVEPSNVFNILSMAEKYGEKNLVSQCWEVVDGHTKVALRADGFATIERSLLEAVVIRDTLNVKEVDLFRAVNSWATKKCQKQGLPVDGKVKRKILGERIVKSIRFPVMKQEEFAAVVLDSKILTTEEVITFFKFYSSALTSSVGFPQIIRPGVIHRCERLGSLRLDRWLFGRGYTDPLSLLLS, encoded by the coding sequence ATGAGGTCATGTGAATATAACCCTGTCGTCAAACATCAGAAACAGTGGCATTTTGCTTGCTGTTGGCCACACGTAGCGAGACAAATACATTTTAACTTCTTCTTCAATTTCGACATGTCTATCCATAAGAACTGGCAAACCAAGAGGCCTAGCATTAGAGAAAGAACCAAGTTTATGCTGAACAACGATCTGTTCAGCGATGTGAAGTTTGTTGCTTACAAGAGCAGCGGTGATAGCGAGAGCAAAGAAGTGATTACAGCTCACAAGTTTGTGTTGTCAATCGGCAGTCCTGTGTTTCAAGCCATGTTTTACGGTGAATTGGCGGAGACTAGCGACTGTATTGAACTACCCGACTGCGAATTCGAGAGTCTGTTGGAATTTTTTCGTTTCCTTTACAGCGACGAAGTAAACCTGATTCAAAGTAATGTGATGGGAGTGTTGTACTTGGCTAAGAAATACATGGTGCCTACACTGGCCGGTAAATGCACGGAGTATTTAAATAATTGTGTGGAGCCATCGaatgttttcaacattttatcaATGGCTGAGAAATATGGCGAGAAAAACCTGGTGTCTCAGTGCTGGGAAGTGGTGGATGGACACACAAAAGTAGCCCTAAGGGCTGATGGATTTGCGACAATTGAAAGATCCTTACTTGAAGCAGTAGTCATACGAGATACCCTTAATGTCAAAGAAGTTGATTTATTTCGTGCTGTCAATTCGTGGGCaacgaaaaaatgtcaaaaacaagGCCTGCCTGTGGATGGTAAAGTTAAAAGAAAGATTCTTGGTGAACGAATAGTAAAATCGATACGGTTCCCAGTGATGAAACAAGAGGAATTTGCAGCAGTTGTTCTTGATTCCAAAATTCTAACAACAGAAGAAGTCATTACCTTCTTTAAGTTTTATAGTTCAGCGTTGACTTCGTCCGTGGGGTTTCCACAAATAATACGACCAGGTGTCATTCATCGCTGTGAAAGGCTTGGGTCTCTGAGATTGGACAGGTGGTTATTTGGACGTGGTTACACAGACCCactgagtttgttgttgtcatAA